A segment of the Scomber japonicus isolate fScoJap1 chromosome 5, fScoJap1.pri, whole genome shotgun sequence genome:
TAGAAGTTGAGGTTTGGTTAGAAACAGCAGGTACATGAACAGTAGTATCAGAGGACGTAGATGAGACCTCCGAAATAGACAGAACGTCTGTGTTGCTGcttgtgttcatgtgtgaggAACCTGTGGAGGGAACCAGAGTCACAGCTGCAGTTTCCGTTTCAGGCTCAGgtacagcagaagaagaagaggtggaggaggaggaagaagaagaagaagaagaagaggaggaggaggatgacgaagtgaaggaggtggaggtggaaaTGTCTTGTTGTCCTGATGGCGTCTTGGCTTCAGTTCCGACCTGAGGGACATTTCTAGCTGACACACTCTCCAATACGTCCGTGGATCCTGGATCAGTTGTGAACTCAGTCGGACTTGATGAGACAATATGGCTGCTGTTCAACCCTGAGTGCTCCGTGACTGAAGACAAACCGTCAGGGTTCAAATCTGCCGTTACCGATCTCCGGGTCCGAGGTTTGTTGATGTCATTTATATACGATGAAGCTCCATTAGTTATTGAGCTGTGGACCTTTGAGGTTGTGACTTGTCTGGTggtcctgtgtgtttttactgtgtttGATAATTGTTCATCAGTGACAGTTATGGCGGGACTTTTGATGGCGTAGATGGTGCTGGTGACTCCCAGAGGTTTATGTGTGGATACGTGGAAACTGGTGGAGGCCAAAGTTGTTTCTGAAAAATAATCAGAAAGGAATCTGAGTatagtgaaaaacaaaagacaaaacatggattgtttcactgaaaaaatacattttttaaaaagaacatttttttgttttaaactcttttacATATTACAGAATATAACCGCTAGTCATTGAATTGCTGTTCATGTTCTACActtttgacatattttattgttgtgtttttaccaTATGTCAATCCCAGAAACAATAATAGCAATTTATCAAGTGGTATTTAAAGGATCAGTcaagtgttttatatttttctgtttatgaCGCTCAGTTTAATTtcatatatgacaaagaaaagcatcaaatagTCACATTTGACAGTGGAAATTTGGTATTTGTGCTagaaaaataccaaataatTATTCAATGATCAAGATAGCTGGCCATTAATTTTATGACTATTAActaataaatgtaattattaaagCTCTACACACTAGACATtgttcagttcattgttggtttgggaTTATTAATCTTAGATTAACTCTCAGCCTAGTGGGGAAGATTGACTGAATGATTGCAGATTCAAATAActaaagtggaaaaaaatggTTGATTCTAAgatatttgaccttttttggATCAATTAGGTGTTTTGGATGTCACCTTTTGACTTGCAGCGGTATCTCCGGAGGCCATCGCATTGTACAAAAATTTTAGGACCTTCTGTGGTTTGTTGGCTGAGATGCTCTCGGCCTTGAGCGGCTCCAACAGGAAGAACACTGCTGATGTTCTTCCTGCTTTAGTGACTCAGTGAACTAACGGCTATAACAATGTCAGAGGTCAGGATGAGGAGTGGAGGAGCTTGTAAATCAATGGGActactctcttttctctctctccctcttttattttattatttctttctaatctgcataaataaaactataaaacatgATATGAAAGGACTGTActggacaaaaacacaaataggTTTATGAAGGCATCTAACAACACAGAAGTAAAACAATTGCTAAATGAGAATTACATCATTAATActaagttatttattttaaggttgtttttacaaccattaaataaataaataaagaagaacTGGAAACAGCAAACCGTCACAGTCAGAGTGACTAGGAGATGGTGAATGGGGGATTATGTTGATACAGGACTTCAACACAcctaaatctgtttttttacgCTTAACACATAATCTCATAGGTCTACGTTGGCATATGATGGTAATACAGCTGATTTCATGTGCACATTGGGGGTAAAAACTACTTTTTCTGCTCAAAATGACCTTATTTCTGTCTGATTGGTTTGCAAATTCAGTTCAACCAATTTCTCTTATCGGGTCGTAAAAGACAAAACTCTGAGGTCTATTTCGTATCAGCTGCTGCTAAGTATAAATATCACAACAATGATTAACTGTTAGGCTCAGTTTGTGCCTCTCACATACTGCTGATGGTAGCGTTAAAAAGCCTGATAAGAGACGGCAAGAGAGGCAACGTTGAGCTACTCAGAAAATAGGTTAGACAAATAACCCAAAGATTTATTCCTTTTCTGAGGCAGTAAATGCAACACATGTGCTCACTGATAACAAACTAGGCTGTATCCAGAGTTAACATGATAAACAGCAGGGCTACGGCTATGTactgacacactcacaccaGAGAGCCTCTCATAGCAGAGTCGCTAGCTCAGCAATAACACAGATATCAGAAACTTTTACAAATGGCCATGAATGTGCTTCAAGTGACGGTCAAAACTCCAGAAGCTCATCTGTGTTTCCAGCACAGACACAGGAGACACTGAGTCTAacgtctttcaaatgtgcaacaaaatacgtgctgtccatttagtacattcgacataatgaatatgcaatatgGGGCATTTTAatcccagtgtgcaaaatataaggaggagaaaatgcaaatatgttatttagcacatgcATTGTGATTCACCAAACCTAAAGGTAAGTTTGGTGGCGGCAAACTGTGCTtatgaataatacatttgaagggcaggtattaacc
Coding sequences within it:
- the LOC128359040 gene encoding uncharacterized protein LOC128359040 gives rise to the protein MDALILVLFLLLRLGCASGFLVVLNPKKLCLLAYNQRVVLGQCDITNSAQQWTWLDGARLINTQSSLCLWADPSPRVPGHARLVNLKPCSVAPAWECNSMTRTFGLAGTQMYLKKQGARVAMREKPNSSDWSRYEVDSGGNTLISSLCPETETTLASTSFHVSTHKPLGVTSTIYAIKSPAITVTDEQLSNTVKTHRTTRQVTTSKVHSSITNGASSYINDINKPRTRRSVTADLNPDGLSSVTEHSGLNSSHIVSSSPTEFTTDPGSTDVLESVSARNVPQVGTEAKTPSGQQDISTSTSFTSFLTHEHKQQHRRSVYFGGLIYVL